The region AGAGCTCTTCCCGGACTGAGAGTAAGCTTACTGGTATGATGAGTCAATCAGCACATGAGGGATAGATTAATTTCCGATTCTCCCGATTCCAGAGTCCAGCCCGCGTGGGGTTCGGATCCTTTGCGCTGGTGTCCGAAGGCGCGTACGTCCGAAGTGGGTCGGGAACTGAGATTCCCGGACTCTTTGGAACGTCTGGTTTCCTGAGGATTGCTGCCCATGGGCTTACGTCTCAGATGGTAGAGTCGAGGATGGGCGCGGTAGCTTGGGCCATGCGGCAACGCCCCGTTTCCCATCCCCGCTCATCGAACCGGACGTGCGGCGCTACCGCATCCGGCTCTCCGACCGGCTTCATCGCAAGGCCCACGGCGAGGCAGGTCGGGGCAAGCGTTCCAGAGCCAGCACACCGCGTTCACCATGGATCACGTCAAAGGTGAACTGTCGGTTGCCGCGCCCATGCACCTTATGCCGTCGGGCGAGGAAAGCGCGCACGCGCTCCGTGACGTATTGGTCCATCCTACGGAAGGCTGGCCGAGATGTCCCATAGGCGAAGTCGTTCGACCAGCCGCGCAGAGACCTGTTCAGCCTGTCGCGCGCCAATCATCCTCCCCTCACCATCGTCGAAAGCGCACCAGAAGTCAGGGTCCTTTGCTCCGCCAGCGTTACCCGGCCTCAGCGCTCGTATGACCCTGTCCGACTCCCGCCCTGGCCGGCGTCTGACACCACCGTTGAGGCCGCTACCCTCGCGCAGGACGGGTCTCCCCCGATGACCCGCATCACCCTTCCGACGTGCCGTGCCCACGACCCCGGCGGATCGAGCGGGTGCATGTGTCGATTGCTTCCCCGCTCGCACGGCCTTCCCCAAATGGCAGGAGGGTCGGCATCCGCATTGTCACTTTCGAGGCCTGCTCAGGCCTCACTCACGTTACGGCCCATCGGATTGCTCAGCCGCCTTACAGCGACCTTTGTCACGAGGCTCCGGCCCGTCCGGTCGCCCGGCCGAACCGCTCGTCAGCGACCAGATCAATCGACAACTCTCTGGGTGGAATCTTCCTCCACTGGTGATCCGCGCCTTCGGGGCGCACTGCCAAAGGCGGACCTTCCCAAACTCCTTTGACTTCAGGAACGCTCCGATTGGAAGGTCCACCATTGCAAGGTGAGAGGAAGGCTGACTGGACCGGGGGTGAATTGCAGGGCCCAACGTCATGACAGTCGAACTCGAAGCCGCGGTGCCGCCCAGTCGATGAAGGCCCGAGCCTTGGGTGCGAGCCGACCTCCTTCGGGATAGACAAGGGTCACCGGCATGGGCTCGGGCGCGAACTCTTCGAGGATCGGGAGCAGGGCGCCCGAGCGCAACTCCTGCTCGATTTGATATGACAGGAGACGCACAATCCCCAGACCCGCGACCGCAGCAGCCACAGCAGCTTCCGTCGAGTTCACGGCCAGGCGCGTCCGCGGCTCGGCCGTCCAGGCGGGGCTGTCGCCGCGGTAGCGCCACTCGGGCGCGCGCTCAAAGCCCTGGAACGTGATGCCGTCATACCCCGCAAGGTCACCTGGCGTACTGGGAACTCCGCGTTGGGCGAGGTAGGCAGGGCTGGCGCAGGCAATACGGCGGATCGCGCCAACTTTCGTCGCCCGTAAGCCGCCATCGACCAAATGGCCAATGCGAACGGCAACATCGATGTGGTCCTCGACTAGATTCACCTGGCGGTCGATGAGGAAAAGCCGCAGGTCGATGTCGGGGTGCTCCTTCAGGAAGTCGAGGGCGATCGGCAGGACGTGCGTTCGACCGAACATCGTAGGCGCCGTCACGTGAAGCTCGCCCCTGAGCGCAGTGTACTCGCCCGCCGCCTCGCGCTCTGCTTCCCCGACTTGCTCCAGGATGCGTTTGGCCGCCTCGACATAGGCGCGGCCCGCGTCAGTCAGCTCGACCCGTCGGCTTGTGCGCACCAGAAGCTGGGCGCTCAGGTGCCGCTCCAGGTCCGCAACCTTGCGGCTTACCGTGGCGAGCGGCGCGCGCAGGCGCCGCGAGGCGGCTGACAGACTGCCCTCTTCCACGACAGCGAGCAGAACGGTCATGGCGTCGAAGCGGTCCATCGCGCCTTCCAAAAAATGAGAGGGATCGTCTCGAATTTGCAGGATACCGCTCGAAAAAAAGAGGGTCTAGTGTCAGCTCAGCCTCGGGCATCGACACCAATCAGGTTCAATAGCCCGGCTCACCCAGATCTGGAGCCTGGTCTCATGCCTCTCTCGCTCTCCCGTCGTG is a window of Microvirga ossetica DNA encoding:
- a CDS encoding group II intron maturase-specific domain-containing protein; this encodes MARDRLNRSLRGWSNDFAYGTSRPAFRRMDQYVTERVRAFLARRHKVHGRGNRQFTFDVIHGERGVLALERLPRPASPWALR
- a CDS encoding LysR family transcriptional regulator yields the protein MDRFDAMTVLLAVVEEGSLSAASRRLRAPLATVSRKVADLERHLSAQLLVRTSRRVELTDAGRAYVEAAKRILEQVGEAEREAAGEYTALRGELHVTAPTMFGRTHVLPIALDFLKEHPDIDLRLFLIDRQVNLVEDHIDVAVRIGHLVDGGLRATKVGAIRRIACASPAYLAQRGVPSTPGDLAGYDGITFQGFERAPEWRYRGDSPAWTAEPRTRLAVNSTEAAVAAAVAGLGIVRLLSYQIEQELRSGALLPILEEFAPEPMPVTLVYPEGGRLAPKARAFIDWAAPRLRVRLS